Below is a genomic region from Silurus meridionalis isolate SWU-2019-XX chromosome 1, ASM1480568v1, whole genome shotgun sequence.
tgtaaaatgtaataagatGGTAAATGAGatgcaataaaatacaaatctcAAAGTGTGTATAATTCCTAAATGCAAATTTGACAGGTCTAAGGAAATTCTACCAAAGCCCTTCATTTGCTGCTACATGTAATTTAAACACATCGTATCTCATCCAGAGTTCGAGAATCAGCACAtcaaaaagggtttttttttttttacgaagaAATCACCACACAAGTCACCAGACACTGATTATTTGCTGTCAACAGTGAAAAAACTATTCAATTTGACCAGAGGGCAGGAATttattttgaagtaaaaaaTTAACTGGATgtactgttgaaaaaaaaaaaaaagcataagtgGGGAATGTACATTGTTTTCTTTGACACTGTTACATCTCAATAAATTGACAAATTTTTCAATTCAGTATTTCAGTGCACAGGCTAGACTAGATACTAttcatttgaatgtaaatataatagttttttgttttttttcccccttccttcTAAAATGAAACTATGTATGCATCATATTTACTCAAACAAGCTGATCTTTCCTGACACTCATTCCAAAAACCTAACTGGCTGGACGGCATTATTACTGCAAGAGAGCCttcttgttatttatttataaagaaattacAATCATGCTGTAcagaatataaaagaaaaaggtcaatcccctactttaaaaaaaaaaaaaaagaaaagaaatcaggaTGGATATgggaaataaaagaaactgCATACGGCCAAATTCTTTCCCAAAATATATCAACGAGTCAATAACAGACTTGTTACACGTGGATTAGAGAACTTTACTGAAACACTGCATCCTGTACTTCTCATAAAacaatgatgtgtatttaatgGCTAAACTGTCAGGAACATCTGAACAAATGTATCACAACAACAagcaaaaataacattttttcaaCAGTGTGCACACAGATGACCATTGAAAATGTgtgattcaataaaaaaaaaaagaagatgaaaagCATTAAGCCTTTAGGGGAATTTGTCTGAAATTACTAacaatatatagattttttttttttagcatagaTTGATATTACAATACTTCAAATTATTTAGGGATTTCAAAAGGGCACATAAGGAGTGGCACTAAGTGAAATGTGTGCATGCCTTATGAATGGTGGAATTAGTTTTCACCACAAGTGCCAGGCAGTTGAGAACTGATTTCTCTTTCTCACCGTTTCATTTCTCCCTTCACTCGGCTCACTCCTCGCTTGGATTTTCTTTCTACCCTAATCCGAATGAGGTAAACGTAATCTCACATTTCCAGAGCAGACTTCGCATTCTCTCTCGTGATGATAGATTAACACCTTacacaaaaaatgaaataaatgttcatGGATATAAGATACTCAGGCTCAGCAGTAGATGTGGGATTGGTGGTGGAGGGTTACAATGTCGGGGGCTTGAGCCCGTACTTCTTGGCCACCTCGGTCTGTGCATAGGCAGCGTCACAAAGTGAGTACAGATGGGCCATCTCCATCTCAGACTTGGCGAGGTTAATGGCCTTGTTGAACATATCTATGGCCTTGTCCAGGTTTCCTCTGTGAAGAAACAATGACAGTTTTAATATATTCCTTAATTTATGTCTAAATATTTCAAGATTGTAGGATATTACAGTCTCTTGGCAACAATATGAAACCATATACATTTGCAAATGTGACATTTACTCTCAGACAAAACTTAAGAGTTTTTAGCACTGAAACTAACAAAAGGTTACTTTAATCTTTAAAGACAAACCTCTGAACTTCTATGGTTCCCATCGTTTCATAGGCAAAGTCGCATTTGTTGTCAATCTCGATGGCTTTGCTAATCAGTTCCAACCCCGTGTCCAAGTCCTGTTTCCACTGGAGTTGCAGCAgcctgatctcacacacacacacacacacacacacacacacacacacacacacattcaatgtTTAATACCTACCCCAATTTCCAACCTAACAACCATTAATACCACAGACACAAAGACATGTTTTCCTTTATCAAGAACTGAAAACCTGCTCACTCAAAACTCCTGTCAATTATTTAATGAAAGGTCTTTACATCTGtacaattcatttattcaaacaaCCAGAGACTTTTTCATGCATAGAAACAGTCGTTTAGTAATTAAAGTGCCATATTTTTTCCTGACCATGCATTTGGTTAaatcatatacagtaaaaccctgttgtacgagcgaCTAattgtacgagcaaacggagatacgagcgaccttgctcgcaaaattttggCAAAGGttggcatcatgttctgcttcagaatgtcacggtacatgttggaatccatgtttcccctcaatgaaccactgttccccagtaccagcagcactcatgcagccccagaccatgatgctaccaccaccatgcttgactgtaggcaagacatactcctcaccagggcatcaccacacatgtGGACATCATCTAAGCCGAACATCttaatctcatcagaccacagtacatggttccagtaattcatgcccttggacaggttgtctttagtAAACTGTTTgcgagccagcttcagaagagtctTCCTTTTGAGACGTGattgtgaggggtgtactcacttttgtgagatactgtataacaatttttttttctagcttcTTTAACACTAAAGCTGTCATTGTAAGGCCCTCACTATAACTGTCAGGTAAAAAATCTGTACAGTCAATTGTGGGagagcacgagagagagagagagagagagagagagagagaaaaagaacagaattaAACAGAACTAAATTGATGAAGAACATCAGGCTTTTCAACAGTCTTTTCTTTTCGAAAAAGTAAAAACTGATAACTTTGCTCCTGGAATTTTTTCAAAATGCTATATGAAAAATGGCCATGCCAATAAGCAGTTATACCTCAAACGGTCAGTGTCAGGTAACgttaaatttattataatataagcAAATCCTGAGAATTAGTGGTGTGGAAAATAAGCTGTTTGATGTAATTTCTATGTTTGTagaaactacataaaaaaaattaactctaAGTAATTAATCAGTTGATTATTAAAGCTCAATACTAATGTGCATAATCACTTCAGAATGAAGCACAGGTCAGAGTTAAGGTAAGAATTTAACTTTATGTAAATGAGATGTAAATATCAGATTGTTTTATGTGGCCTGGGTCTTGAAACAAAAACCCCCAAAGGGgccaactgctgtttttttacttccctataatattaatatactaTATAGCTTCTAGAAATtaatcaatacaaataaaaaagtatatctATGATAATCACACATCATTCATATGTAGTGCAGTAATATGAGGTGGAAAATGCAGTTGTATTCcttcaagaggaaaatgaatgaaatgctCCTGCATGCAGTAAATTACGTCATGTGGCTGGACACTAACCCTTTATGGACATAAGTTGTGGCATTATCAGGCTCCAGTTCAATACATTTGTCGTACATCTCGTCTGCCTTCCCAAACTGCTGCTGGTCAGTCAGTGCCTAcccagacagagagaaagaaaatataaaaattaagtaCGAATGTGGTTTGTCAGAGCAGAACAGTGAAACAGTGTGTAGAACAGTAAAGTTCATACCTGTGCATAAAGGGCATAACCTTCTGCACATGTTGGGAACCTTCTGATGACATCCTCGAAGCCGTTCATGGCTGACTGCACTTGAGACGCATTGTTTCCAGTGTAAGCCTGTCTGTACTATAGCACAGAAATACAAGGGATCAGGTCATGTACCATCAAATtcaaagctcttttttttttttttaacaaaaggtGTTCTTTGCACTTCTTTGTACTACCCTTCTAAAATTCATACACTTGACATCATACATTGTTTAGGTACATAGTTTATAATAGATAATTTAGCAGGGACATTTGGACTATATTACCATACACCTTACATTTTGAAATCAGTGATTGTATAATTGAGTCATAATGGTTTGTCTTTCAGAGCAAATACAATACACAAGCTGTACAGATCTGGTCACAGAGTTGATTGCTCATGAGCGCCCCCTGCTGCTACTCACCAGAGCAAAGCACTTCTGTGCCTGTGCCAGTGCAGAGTCAGGCCTGAGCAGAATACACTCATCAAAATCTTCCACTGCTTCCCTAACCTTGTCCAGCAGGATCTTCAGCTGGGAGGAGACAGGAGAGTCACAAACATGAATAAGGAAAATTAAATTTTCTGAAGTATAATTAACTAATTTAATAGGCATTATTCAGAATAAAGGTATGCAAGTTGGGCAACTTCATGATAAACCTTGTACAACTAAAAAGTGTTGGTAAAAGACAGGGTAAGCTGCTGTTACAACGCAAACAAAGCACTGCTCCAGTACAATGCAAAAGTATTAGAGCTCAGAGTTCTTCAAAAGGTACACAACCAAGTaagaaatgtatatacagtgtgtgtgtgtgtgtgtgtgtatatatatatatatatatatatatatatatatatatatatatatatatatatatatatatatatatacacacacacacacacacatatatatatatacacacacacacacacacacacacacacacacacagagtacggaccaaaagtttatttatatatatatatatatatatatatatatatacagtacagaccaaaagtttggacacacctgctcattcaaagagttttctttattttcatgactatgaacattttagagtcacactgaaggcatcaaaactatgaattaacacatgtggaattatatacataacaaaaaagtgaactgaaaatatgtcatattgtaggttcttcaaagtaggcatcaagagaatgccaaagagtgtgcaaagcagtaatctaagcaaaaggtggctactttgaagaacctacaatatgacatatttttagttgtttcacacttttttgttatgtatataattccacgtgttaattcatagttttgatgccttcagtgtgactctacaattttcatagtcatgaaaataaagaaaaccctttgaatgagaaggtgtgtccaaacttttggtctgtactgtataatatataatatacacacacacacacacacacacacacacacacacacacacacacacacacacacacacacacacacacaactttattaggtacaccttactagtaccgggttggacccccttttgccttcagaactgccttaattctttgtggcatagattcaacaaggtactggaaacattcctcagagattttggtccatattgctgcagatttgtcggctgcacatccatgatgcgaatctcccgtttcaccacatcccaaaggtgctctattggattgagatctggtgactgtggaggccatttgagtactgTGAACTCTGTCATGTtaaagaaaccagtctgagatgattcgcgctttatgacatggcacgttatcctgctggaagtagccatcagaagatgggtacactgtggtcataaagggatggacatggtcagcaacaatactcaggtaggctgtggcgttgacacgatgctcaattggtactaatgggcccaaagtgtgcaaAGAAAATatcctgaaccgttgatacaaggcagaacggatccatgctttcatgttgttgacggcAAATTCTGACCccaccatccgaatgtcgcagcagaaatcgagactcatcagaccaggcaacgttttccaatcttctattgtccaattttggtgagcctgtgcgaattgtagcctcagtttcctgttcttagctgtcaggagtggcacccggtgtggtcttctgctgctgtagcccatccgcctcaaggttcgacgtgttgtgcgttcagagatgctcttctgcatacctcagttgtaacgagtggttatttgagttactgttgcctttctatcagctcgaaccagtctgtccattctcctctgacctctggcatcaacaaggcatttgcgcctacagaactgttgctcacaggatattttctctttttcggaccattctctgtaaaccctagagatggttgtgcgtgaaaatcccagtagatcagcagtttctgaaatactcagaccagcccgtctggcaccaacaaccatgccacattcaaagtcacttaaatcacctttcttccctaTTCTGAcactcggtttgaactgcagcaggtgagagtgtgtgtgtgtgtgtgtgtgtgtgtgtgtgtgtgtgtgtgtgtgtgtgtgtgatatatatatatatatatatataccccgaagatggtgctatgactgtgaccgtctttcctgcttcatggggatttataaaaaaaaaatgttctgctcCAAACTGATgactttcctcttcttttttttacatacttgGGCGCTTGgatgacatgcttttatcactaaaattgctatttaaaacagaaaaaaaaaacccacactgagacaacttttcTCTGTCGAACACAAGCGAACATGGGGCATCTTACAGGGTGAtagatacgctcatcccagctgcgcATTCCATGTATCGTacaatttttcatattttaaaaaaattgtgtcaTATCACTATAGTCATCGTGAGATCGAAAAATCTTAAGTCGAAccatatatacttatatacacatacacacacacacacacactgggcgACTACGTGTATAAAGAAATAATGGTATATTAGAAGTGTACCTGTCCCCTGTGGTGATAGACATCGGAATTCCGAGGATCTATTGTAGCTGCCATGTCGAAGTCCTCCGAGGAGAGCTtcggctgctgctgctgcatgtACATGCTGCCCCGTTTAATCAGAGCGTTTGCTCGCAACTGCAAAAAGATCACATTTAAGGAAAACATTTATCAAATCAATGTAAACGCTCTAAAGCGCATGCAGTACCTTAACATTAGCATCCTGCATGTTGATGACTTGGTCCAGGTCGGGCTGGGCGGCTGTGGCGTTGCCAATGAGCAGGTAGAATGTAGCTCTTAGCAGCAGAGCTTCAGCGGTGTGTCTGCCATTAGATTCAATCTCCTTAGTGCACTCACTAATGATCTTGTCGTAGTTTTCCTCTTCCATGTACTGCTTAGCCTTCAGATATCCCGAGCTGCAGAAACAGAAGATATTTAATACCATGTTTAGTACTATTTGACAAATTCTTtgcaaaaaatgcattattaggTGTGCTTGGACCTAATATTGATATTGATCTGAAATGTTGGCTTATTAGCAAATCTGATGAGAAATTTCCAGTATCTGGAAAAACTAAAAGTGGCTGTGGGTTTTCATTCTAATCAAGCAAGACCCATACCTGAATGAACTTTCGCCTAAATGAACTTAATTATAAATAGGTGTGGTTCTGCTTATTTGGAATggaaacctgcacacacaccagCCGTTTCCAGAATTAGATTTTCCCATTTTGATCTACTTATAGTAATGGTATAGGGTGTTGATTAACATGACGCAGATCATGATTGCATAAGAACAAGAACGTGTGCCCTAAATCCTGCTACAGTATAACTGAGATGCTTTGAGTAATCTGGCAACAGATCCCCGCAAAGTCATCTGGATTACTCTGAGGATGCAAGTTTCGACCAATATTAAGCTTTACAAAACAATCAGACATTGTACTGTGAATGAAATAATTGGACTCCTGCCTCTCTAATTAacagaaatgctttttaaaagcttttaaatTAATTAGGGACTTATGGCTTGACCggaaaagcagcagcagcagtatgCTTAGATATGAGggggtatcaaaaagtttcgagactagttctgtaacatgccaacagatggcagcacaaggctacACAATAGGGCTGCTGGTATTGATTATTTAGGTAATCGAGTATTCTGACGATTATTCCATTGATTATtcagataagaagtactttttctatATTGAAGAGCAATTCTAAATAAGAGAGAAGATAAGACAGGACTCTTAATATGAACAAGTTATTTCTTTTtcgaaaaatgtacatttttcgaacaattttactttttattgctgaaattgcatacaagaatattgataaaaaaactatttagtgcatttatttgccatattacatcaaaatgcaaatactgccctttacagcattttttcaatgttttagtttgaaatgatcacaaaattgaaactttctgccattttctttgGACTGAATCCACCATCGCTGGTTTCTTCtcattcctccattttttttcatttttctgtgcAACCTGTACAgggcgctccagagtttagcaggtggtgcgtcagtaataatggtctgtggtAAATACAGTGCTCTGCGTTTTAGTTAAATGGAATTTTTATAATCGAATTACTCAAGGAATCATTAAAGCCCtactgcacgcacagtcacagggagcacaaGTCAAGTGTACCAAAAGACATCGTCAACCactgaaaatgtcaaaaacaaTCAACAACATTGCTGCCATTGTCTGTGTGTCATAGGGCACAGTCCAGGCAATCCTCGAGTGCGATTTGTACAAACGCCATTTTGCTGCCAAGTTCTTTCCCACGGCTGCTGAC
It encodes:
- the tomm70a gene encoding mitochondrial import receptor subunit TOM70, encoding MVGTMAASKPIEPEAGSGLPRWQLALLIGTPIVLGVGAAYLWGRNRNGSQAGSRGKDQPSERNEERKTPEGSEQDNMSLLDKAQLAKNRGNKFFKVGKFEHAIRFYTEAIILCPKEQKSDLSTFHQNRAAAFDQLGKWIEVVEDCTKAVEMNPRYVKALFRRARALEKLDNRKECLEDVTAVCILEAFQNQQSMQLADRVLKQMGQEKAKEKYKNREPLMPSPQFIKSYFSSFTDDIISQPLQKGEKKDEDKDKEGEAAEVTESSGYLKAKQYMEEENYDKIISECTKEIESNGRHTAEALLLRATFYLLIGNATAAQPDLDQVINMQDANVKLRANALIKRGSMYMQQQQPKLSSEDFDMAATIDPRNSDVYHHRGQLKILLDKVREAVEDFDECILLRPDSALAQAQKCFALYRQAYTGNNASQVQSAMNGFEDVIRRFPTCAEGYALYAQALTDQQQFGKADEMYDKCIELEPDNATTYVHKGLLQLQWKQDLDTGLELISKAIEIDNKCDFAYETMGTIEVQRGNLDKAIDMFNKAINLAKSEMEMAHLYSLCDAAYAQTEVAKKYGLKPPTL